Below is a window of Solanum stenotomum isolate F172 chromosome 7, ASM1918654v1, whole genome shotgun sequence DNA.
ttagtcattttaagGGAAAATAGTTCTTATTAATATCTTTTTATCGAGTACATCCACGACTTATGTTCAGTTTCAATACTTCTATCCAAAAACATAATTACTTAGGGTGAAGTTTCACCATGTTTTTGGCCATAAGTTTTTTGGGCAAATATTCgactttttaaaaaacatataatttatatacataagttctatataaactaaaaaaaatatccatAAATTTGTATTATCATTTAATAATGAACAtatttcataataaaaattaaactcaaaGATTATAAGCTCTTACCTCCTTAtaaacaattttcaaattttaatttaacaagTTCCATGGAACAATACCATTACATACTTTGAGAGTCAAATAGCAACAAACAcgtcataaataaaaataaattatataaattgagtGAATCTCTTtatggtgtgtttctcaaacttgtTAAATTGGGATTAATAAATGATgagatatttttataaaatataaaagtttagGATAAATTCTAAATTTGTAAAAATTTCCTAAAGATAGAATTTGTCCccaaaacttatttttttctacttttaggGAATTGGAatattttaccaaaaatatcTACACAAAAATGACAATTTATATGATCAAAACTTTTTGccaaattgtttttcttttccaaaaaCTACTTCTACCTTTTAAGGGTATACAGgtcataaattcataaattcaacCTCTGCACTTAAAAAccccttttaatatttcttacctttttttttttagtaaataaactttttttaagGGTTGAATTAATACAAcgcaaaaaaaatcaattcactacaataaaaacaacttttagcggtaataaatattgacattaataaagagtgctaaactctttaccggcattagttaagtgccattagaaccaatgtcgctaaagactttagggacatatacaaagagtgttaattgccgctaatgatcatttttgatgtagtgattGTACCTACTAGTGGGGTGGACCTACCATTACTTAATCGTCGAAACATTATAACGtatatagaggtcaaattttgatttaataaatatatatatacaagtattaACACTTCTTGACGCAAATTAAAAGTTTTATCTAGTGGTTAAGGCGTTGTAGAAATTTTTCGAAGTTGCATATTCTTGTCTTACTAGCCtcataattatgttttttattgCAACTATTGACACACCTTAATGACATCACACTACTTATAACTACAGGTATCAAAAACAAGCTCAACTATAGGTGACCTGTCCAATCCgttcaaaattttaagggttggactcaagataatttgaattgggttttatctcaactcattcaagtcttaacccattttaagagaatcctcaattgagcacaatttaatctccaatttcaacacgttttaagactttttatttgtattgatgtAATGTATATTCCTACTTCCTATATTGGATGTATAAATTACTATATGTTTTATAACTTTTAGGAATTTCTATCCATTTGtaacttctttttaaaaaatttcttcggttgaaattcaataattgtggttataaaacttaacaatatattaaaattattcagATTAAGCGGGTCAAATTGGATAGGTCAAGACCCAAATCATTTTTAggcccatttgagcccaaagtaaacttgaaCGGATCAAGACCCAACCAATTCTATTTCaacccaacccgcccatttgacacccctacttATAACTATATAAGCCCTCTCTCCCCTTTAATTCATTTGCAATACTTAGCTTCTCCCTAATATAATATGGCTCTTTATTTCaacatctttttcttcttgttattgttattgataACTCCTAATCTTGACCTTTCGCTAGCGAAAGGTTGCTTTTTTTCACCAACATATCAGGTACGTATTATCAACAAACTTCCTAGTAATACCCCACAATTGCAAGTTCATTGCGCGTCAAAGGATGACGAAATTGCAAATGACTATCTTGACATAGATGAAGATTTATATTGGTCGTTTTGCgagtcattttttgaaaatactttatatttttgtcactTTTGGTGGGGTTCAATGAATAAGTCTATTACAGTGTTTGATGATGCAGGATCTTGTGTCCACCATGGTCTGTATGCAAATTATTTAAACTATTGTAAATGGGAAGTAAGGCAAGATGGTTTTTATTTAGAGATGTATAATACTACTGATATTAAGAATACGTCATATTTTATGTATCACAATAATTATTGGTCTTAgggaaataatataatatgttcCACTgatgttttgtttatttaaagTTGGAAGGAAATATATTATGATGGAATTTTAGTGTGGCTTactttcttatttatctttatctttttaattttgaaaaaaaaaactaagaaattTGCATTTGTATTTtgtgaaaatttaattttgacctCTTTTTGTGGTTATTGGTTACTCCTCTTGACCTTTCACTAgcaaaaaaatgtattttttcagaaaaatatcTGGTACATGTTATTAACGAACTTCCTCCTAATACTCCACCATTACAAATTCATTGTGCGTCCAAGAATCAAGAACTTGGAAACATAAATCTTCCCATTGATGAAGATTTTAATTGGTCGTTTTGCGAGAGACTTTTTGCTAGTACTTTAtacttttgtcatttttgatGGGGCTCGAAAGATAAGGTTTTTACTGTGTATGATGACCCACACTATTGTGTCCATAATGGACCAACTcgaaatgaaataaattattgtaattGGGAGGTGAGGGAAGATGGTTTTTATTTTGGAACAATATAATGCTAGTAATGACACATTACATGGATCGTATAAATGTGTGGTATTAGAGAATATAATGTTTTATTTGTGATCTTGTTTATTCTATTAATTGAGAAGGAGAAATAAGACGGAAATTTCAGTTCGactttctttcttatttatcatattcttgttttataatattagaaaaaaaattcattttcttttttacttttctaaGGCAGTCTAACTTCTAAAAGATTAAAGATTCGCCTCATCTATATTCTCATTGTTATAATTTTAGCTTGAATTTGTCATTAAATCACtaacaaaccaacataatatagCTAGACTAAAATGTCCAAATTAGTCCTTGTGAATGgcttaattaaagaaaaataaaaaaattgacgtGTAGctatttataatattaagtCCATTAAACCAAACAAACAAtttaattaaagagaaaaatagtCAAAACACATTTAATGGTAACTCAATGCTTTTGAAAAGGTACAATTAATAGTTGCAATCCAAATCAAGATTATTTTGAGTGCAATATTGCAACATCCTGATCGATGGATAACTTAGAGTGAATTTGAgattcaatttaattaaaacttGACATAATTATAGGGTAAAAGTTACCCGCAAAGGGTGTACACACCAAGTCAATACATGCATGtcatgtgtttaaatttatagttcatttttttttaactgcCTCCAATGATCattgatatgaaaaaattacattttgaaGTTTGGTATACCAAACTTAATACAAGATCTTGGGGTAGAACTAGAGTTAGATAAACTCTACAAGTTAACACCAAAAGAAAGGGGGGAGTCTAAGTTAGCTATTACCCTACTAACGTGACTCCTTGACAAAGAGGATTCAGGGGGGTTCGTAAATAAAATTAGAAGGTTTAACTAGTTGCATTCTGAAGGAAGGGAGCTCCCATCTATCTGTGTTAATTAATCCCCTAACTTCCCTCGGGAGATCAGAGAAAGAGTTGAACTCGTGTATTGCATCAACACTATAACTCCTGGATGCTAATATATCAGCAGGTTTGTTGGCTTCCCTGAAGCAATGACTGATGATAAATCCATGAGATTCAACacttctaataaaaaaataattacttaggATGAATTTTCATCATGTGTTTGACCATAAttgtttttggaaaatatttgactttttaaagaaatataatgagaaaatggtctaaaacccCCTCAACCTATACTCGAaactcaactacacacttattcATTATggagtcctattacccccttacACTATTTTAAAGTAGAATTATTTGCTCCCTAAATGATGAGGTGACAAAAAAAGTGTAGTTccctctctcaaagagagtgagaggtaaaaaataataattaaaactttaattttaaaagtattacttaaatttcatattataattttttgattcttcaataatctttctgtttccttttatttatatttttaatagtctttcttttctcttcatCAAAGAAAAATCGACAGCTTTTTATCGTCTTTGTTCTTCTCTTCATCAAAGCAACATCGGCGACAACTCTGTTCCACCATCAAGTTGCCACCCTCACCAATCTTTCATCataaagttaatttttattctCAAATCACAAATTTCTCACAGTTAATTCACTTCTCATCGGTGTGAAAAATTGACAAtaactcaaaatcaaaatcgaAAGTCATCGACGGTGGCTCTGCTCTACCACCAAGTCGCCGCCCTCACTAACCTCTCATCATTAAGTTAACTTTCattctcaaatcataaatttCTCATAGTAAATTCATTTCTCATCAGTGCGAAAACTTGACAATAACTCAAAATTAAAATCGAAAGTCAAGAGGATCGAACTTT
It encodes the following:
- the LOC125871844 gene encoding S-protein homolog 2-like, which produces MALYFNIFFFLLLLLITPNLDLSLAKGCFFSPTYQVRIINKLPSNTPQLQVHCASKDDEIANDYLDIDEDLYWSFCESFFENTLYFCHFWWGSMNKSITVFDDAGSCVHHGLYANYLNYCKWEVRQDGFYLEMYNTTDIKNTSYFMYHNNYWS